Proteins found in one Triticum aestivum cultivar Chinese Spring chromosome 4D, IWGSC CS RefSeq v2.1, whole genome shotgun sequence genomic segment:
- the LOC123098848 gene encoding protein PIN-LIKES 5-like isoform X1 — MRFWSLLAVAWLPVLQVLLAGGLGACLASSRFDVLTSDARRHINKVVYIVFVPSLVFSSLAGTVTLKDIISWWFMPVNMGIIFLIGAALGWLAVKALKPGAHLQGLIIACSSAGNWGTIPLMIVPAICNEEDSPFGDADTCKSLGLSYVSLSMALGNFFIWTHSYSVMKRSAQLYKKCGDPSTNLTKEENSGEAENGNHAAFLPLSSGEFLHEDVESDPVSSSIPSNGVAGSFLHYLRRAKELLVEILNELWSPPSVAALVGFTVGAIDKLRPLVTEEDGPLRVVQDTAKLLADAAIPCTVLILGGNLTKGRGRTTMKPLVVISITVIRFVILPSCGIGVVKAARELGFLPRSPLYRYVLLLQSTVPPAMSIGTIAQLFDVGEEECSIVFLWTHLVAALALTLWSTVFMSLVS, encoded by the exons ATGAGGTTCTGGTCTCTGCTGGCCGTGGCATGGCTGCCCGTCCTGCAggtcctcctcgccggcggcctcggagCCTGCCTCGCGTCCAGCCGCTTCGACGTCCTCACCTCCGATGCTCGGAGGCACATAAACAAG GTTGTTTACATCGTGTTCGTCCCGTCGCTCGTCTTCTCGAGCTTGGCAGGCACCGTCACGCTCAAGGACATCATTTCCTG GTGGTTCATGCCAGTGAACATGGGCATCATATTCCTCATCGGAGCAGCTCTAGGGTGGCTGGCCGTCAAGGCCCTGAAGCCAGGAGCACATCTTCAGGGGCTGATCATTGCTTGCAGCTCAGCAG GTAACTGGGGAACCATTCCTCTGATGATTGTCCCGGCGATTTGCAATGAGGAGGACAGCCCCTTTGGTGATGCCGACACCTGCAAATCTCTCGGCCTCTCCTACGTCTCGCTGTCCATGGCG CTAGGGAATTTCTTTATCTGGACTCATAGCTACAGCGTCATGAAGAGATCTGCTCAGCTATACAAGAAATGCGGTGATCCTTCAACTAACTTAACGAAAGAAGAAAACTCGGGAGAAGCCGAAAACGGCAATCATGCGGCTTTTCTTCCCCTGTCGTCTGGGGAATTTCTTCATGAGGATGTAGAGAGCGACCCG GTCAGTTCTAGCATCCCTTCCAACGGTGTTGCTGGTAGCTTCCTGCACTACTTAAGAAGAGCAAAGGAACTGCTGGTAGAGATACTGAATGAACTGTGGTCACCTCCCAGTGTTGCCGCG CTCGTAGGGTTTACCGTGGGCGCAATCGACAAGCTGAGACCACTCGTTACCGAGGAAGACGGCCCTCTCCGAGTAGTCCAAGATACTGCAAAGTTACTAGC AGATGCTGCGATACCATGCACCGTCCTCATACTCGGCGGAAACCTCACAAAAG GCAGAGGCAGGACGACGATGAAGCCTCTTGTAGTCATATCGATCACCGTGATACGCTTCGTCATCCTCCCGTCCTGCGGAATTGGGGTGGTGAAGGCAGCCAGAGAGCTCGGGTTCCTTCCGAGATCGCCCCTGTACCGCTACGTTCTCCTGCTGCAGTCCACGGTTCCCCCAGCCATGAGCATCG GGACGATAGCCCAGCTGTTTGATGTTGGGGAAGAGGAGTGCTCCATCGTCTTCCTATGGACGCACCTGGTTGCAGCCCTGGCTCTCACGCTCTGGTCGACGGTGTTCATGTCACTCGTGTCCTGA
- the LOC123098848 gene encoding protein PIN-LIKES 5-like isoform X2: MGIIFLIGAALGWLAVKALKPGAHLQGLIIACSSAGNWGTIPLMIVPAICNEEDSPFGDADTCKSLGLSYVSLSMALGNFFIWTHSYSVMKRSAQLYKKCGDPSTNLTKEENSGEAENGNHAAFLPLSSGEFLHEDVESDPVSSSIPSNGVAGSFLHYLRRAKELLVEILNELWSPPSVAALVGFTVGAIDKLRPLVTEEDGPLRVVQDTAKLLADAAIPCTVLILGGNLTKGRGRTTMKPLVVISITVIRFVILPSCGIGVVKAARELGFLPRSPLYRYVLLLQSTVPPAMSIGTIAQLFDVGEEECSIVFLWTHLVAALALTLWSTVFMSLVS; this comes from the exons ATGGGCATCATATTCCTCATCGGAGCAGCTCTAGGGTGGCTGGCCGTCAAGGCCCTGAAGCCAGGAGCACATCTTCAGGGGCTGATCATTGCTTGCAGCTCAGCAG GTAACTGGGGAACCATTCCTCTGATGATTGTCCCGGCGATTTGCAATGAGGAGGACAGCCCCTTTGGTGATGCCGACACCTGCAAATCTCTCGGCCTCTCCTACGTCTCGCTGTCCATGGCG CTAGGGAATTTCTTTATCTGGACTCATAGCTACAGCGTCATGAAGAGATCTGCTCAGCTATACAAGAAATGCGGTGATCCTTCAACTAACTTAACGAAAGAAGAAAACTCGGGAGAAGCCGAAAACGGCAATCATGCGGCTTTTCTTCCCCTGTCGTCTGGGGAATTTCTTCATGAGGATGTAGAGAGCGACCCG GTCAGTTCTAGCATCCCTTCCAACGGTGTTGCTGGTAGCTTCCTGCACTACTTAAGAAGAGCAAAGGAACTGCTGGTAGAGATACTGAATGAACTGTGGTCACCTCCCAGTGTTGCCGCG CTCGTAGGGTTTACCGTGGGCGCAATCGACAAGCTGAGACCACTCGTTACCGAGGAAGACGGCCCTCTCCGAGTAGTCCAAGATACTGCAAAGTTACTAGC AGATGCTGCGATACCATGCACCGTCCTCATACTCGGCGGAAACCTCACAAAAG GCAGAGGCAGGACGACGATGAAGCCTCTTGTAGTCATATCGATCACCGTGATACGCTTCGTCATCCTCCCGTCCTGCGGAATTGGGGTGGTGAAGGCAGCCAGAGAGCTCGGGTTCCTTCCGAGATCGCCCCTGTACCGCTACGTTCTCCTGCTGCAGTCCACGGTTCCCCCAGCCATGAGCATCG GGACGATAGCCCAGCTGTTTGATGTTGGGGAAGAGGAGTGCTCCATCGTCTTCCTATGGACGCACCTGGTTGCAGCCCTGGCTCTCACGCTCTGGTCGACGGTGTTCATGTCACTCGTGTCCTGA
- the LOC123098847 gene encoding exosome complex exonuclease RRP44 homolog A, whose protein sequence is MLQSKSFVKKTKQGRVVKVVREHYLRDDIPCGAFSCSSCDAAARRLNADAAAILVVDTNVVLHQIDLLENPAIEDVVVLSVVLDEVKNKNLSVYNRLKTLCTNTARRFFVFTNEHHRDTYVKEMVGESPNDRNDRAIRVAARWYQSHLGDSAKVLLVTNDRDNKRKATEEGLNAETVESYVRSLAQPGLLDLVVVPSSGDVAMEDVEDLRPSKRKIVYNEHKPMSEITSGLRCGIYHQGKLRVNRYNPFEAYVGSESIGDEIIIRGSSNMNRSFDGDIVAVELLPQDQWHDSKSFIADDDEDDNEDDVRLVPNSADDAPRNTNSTQSTVGSSAASVPSRPVGRVVGIIKRNWNSYCGSLEPMPMPAGSGGVAHALFVSKDRRIPKIRIQTRQLGNLLNKRIIVAVDSWDVMSRYPSGHYVRTIGDIGDKETETEVVLIENDINTRPFSTQVLACLPPLPWTLSPEDVANPNRQDLRHVRVFSVDPPGCRDIDDALHCTPLPNGNFEVGVHIADVTNFVHPGTPLDEEASQRATSVYLVGQRIDMLPKPLTEDVCSLRADVERLAFSVIWEMTPDADIISSRYTKSVIKSCAAMSYVEAQARMDDSRLADPLTVDLRNLNSLAKIMRNRRCERGALTLASAEVKFEIDSETHDPLDIGIYQIREANQMIEEFMLAANVSVAEKILQHYPLCSLLRRHPSPTKEMLEPLLRTASSVGLNLDVSSSKALAESLDNAKRDDPYFNKLIRILATRCMTQAVYFCSGDLSLSEYYHYGLASALYTHFTSPIRRYADVVVHRLLAAALDIAKLPPVFQDGPQLTGIADNLNYRHRNAQMASRASVELHTLIYFRTRPVDTEARIVKIKANGFIVFVPKFGIEGPIYLMAKGDKGADWVVDEVHQKVTKPGTNISYAVLQSVMIHMEVVEPQPHRPKLQLTLI, encoded by the exons ATGCTGCAGAGCAAGTCCTTCGTCAAGAAGACGAAGCAGGGCCGCGTCGTCAAG GTGGTCCGGGAGCACTACCTCCGCGACGACATCCCCTGCGGCGCCTTCTCCTGCTCCTCCTGCGACGCGGCCGCGCGCCGCCTCaacgccgacgccgccgccatcctcgtcgtcgacACCAACGTCGTGCTCCACCAG ATCGATTTGTTGGAGAATCCGGCGATTGAGGATGTCGTGGTGCTGTCGGTGGTGCTGGACGAAGTGAAGAATAAGAACCTCTCCGTGTACAACAGGCTCAAGACCCTGTGCACCAACACGGCTCGGAGGTTCTTCGTGTTCACCAACGAGCACCACAG GGATACTTATGTCAAGGAGATGGTTGGAGAGAGCCCAAATGATCGTAATGATAGAG CAATCCGTGTCGCTGCTCGTTGGTACCAGAGTCACCTCGGTGACAGTGCCAAAGTGCTGCTGGTCACAAATGATAGAGATAACAAACGGAAAGCTACTGAAGAAGGCCTAAATGCAGAGACAG TTGAGTCATATGTACGATCGCTTGCGCAGCCTGGTTTGCTCGATTTGGTGGTTGTCCCAAGTAGCGGAGATGTTGCCATGGAAGATGTAGAAGATCTTAGACCATCCAAAAGGAAAATAGTTTACAATGAG CATAAACCTATGTCGGAAATTACATCTGGTCTGCGCTGTGGAATTTATCATCAAGGGAAGCTTCGAGTTAATCGTTACAATCCATTTGAAGCATATGTTGGAAGTGAGAGCATTGGGGATGAGATTATTATCCGTGGGAGTTCAAATATGAACAGGTCCTTTGACGGAGATATAGTTGCTGTAGAACTCTTGCCACAGGACCAGTGGCATGATTCGAAGTCATTTATTGCTGATGATGATG AAGATGATAATGAAGATGATGTCCGGTTGGTTCCAAATAGTGCTGATGATGCTCCACGAAACACAAATTCCACGCAATCAACAGTTGGATCATCAGCTGCTTCAGTCCCCAGTCGTCCAGTTGGACGTGTTGTTGGTATCATCAAGCGGAATTGGAATTC GTATTGTGGATCATTGGAGCCAATGCCCATGCCTGCTGGTAGTGGGGGCGTTGCTCATGCTCTATTTGTGTCGAAAGATCGACGAATTCCTAAGATTCGGATTCAAACTAGACAACTTGGGAATCTTTTAAATAAAAGGATTATCGTTGCAGTTGATTCATGGGATGTCATGTCTCGATACCCATCAGGACACTATGTGCGGACTATAGGAGATATTGGCGATAAAGAAACTGAAACAGAG GTTGTCCTAATAGAGAATGATATTAACACAAGACCTTTCTCTACACAAGTCCTTGCTTGTTTGCCGCCTTTGCCTTGGACATTGTCACCCGAGGATGTGGCTAATCCTAATAGGCAAGACTTGCGGCATGTGAGAGTCTTTAGTGTGGATCCACCTG GTTGTAGGGATATTGATGATGCACTACATTGCACACCGCTTCCAAATGGAAATTTTGAAGTTGGAGTCC ATATTGCTGATGTCACTAATTTTGTCCATCCTGGTACCCCTCTTGATGAGGAGGCCTCTCAAAGGGCAACTTCTGTTTATCTTGTTGGACAACGAATTGACATGCTACCGAAGCCTCTAACTGAAG ATGTTTGTTCTCTTCGTGCTGATGTTGAGAGGCTGGCATTCTCCGTCATTTGG GAAATGACACCTGATGCTGATATCATATCTTCAAGATACACAAAGAGTGTTATCAAGTCTTGTGCTGCAATGTCTTATGTAGAAGCCCAAGCAAGAATGGATGACAG CCGTTTGGCCGATCCACTGACTGTAGACTTGCGGAACTTAAATTCATTAGCAAAG ATAATGAGAAATCGACGTTGCGAAAGAGGGGCTCTGACTCTTGCTTCAGCAGAAGTCAAATTCGAAATTGACAGTGAAACTCATGATCCCCTCGACATAG GAATATATCAAATTCGTGAAGCAAACCAAATGATTGAAGAGTTTATGTTGGCAGCAAATGTTTCTGTTGCTGAGAAGATTTTGCAGCACTACCCCTTGTGTTCATTGCTACG GCGTCATCCTAGCCCAACAAAGGAGATGCTTGAGCCATTACTCCGTACCGCCTCTTCTGTTGGCCTAAATCTGGACGTATCATCCTCAAAAGCATTAGCTGAATCACTTGATAATGCGAAG AGAGATGACCCATACTTCAACAAGCTTATCCGGATTTTGGCAACTAGATGCATGACACAA GCAGTTTACTTTTGCAGTGGAGATTTGAGCTTGTCTGAGTATTATCATTATGGGCTTGCATCTGCTCTGTACACTCATTTCACTTCTCCTATTCGCAGATATGCAG ATGTTGTGGTGCATAGGTTGCTAGCTGCTGCTCTAGATATTGCGAAACTTCCACCAGTCTTCCAGGATGGTCCACAACTCACAGGCATTGCTGACA ACTTGAATTATAGGCACAGAAATGCCCAAATGGCAAGCAGAGCATCGGTTGAGCTCCACACTCTTATATATTTCAGGACAAG GCCCGTGGATACTGAAGCTAGAATAGTAAAGATCAAGGCAAATGGTTTCATAGTCTTCGTTCCAAA GTTTGGCATAGAAGGGCCCATCTATCTTATGGCGAAGGGAGACAAAGGGGCTGACTGGGTAGTAGACGAGGTGCACCAGAAAGTAACCAAGCCTGGAACAAACATAAGCTATGCTGTGTTGCAGAGTGTTATGATCCATATGGAAGTGGTGGAGCCTCAGCCCCACCGCCCCAAGCTGCAGCTCACCCTGATATGA
- the LOC123098850 gene encoding glyceraldehyde-3-phosphate dehydrogenase B, chloroplastic: MAAHAALAATRIPTSARLHSKAASRQRVDFADFSGLRPGSCSVSAAAREASFSDVLGAQLVARASGENAVRAPAEAKLKVAINGFGRIGRNFLRCWHGRENSPLEVIVINDSGGVRNASHLLKYDSMLGTFKADVKIVDNETISVDGKNIQVVSNRDPLKLPWAELGIDIVIEGTGVFVDGPGAGKHLQAGAKKVIITAPAKGADIPTYVVGVNEGDYGHEVANIISNASCTTNCLAPFAKVLDEEFGIVKGTMTTTHSYTGDQRLLDASHRDLRRARAAALNIVPTSTGAAKAVSLVLPQLKGKLNGIALRVPTPNVSVVDLVINTVKTGITADDVNAAFRKAADGPLKGILDVCDEPLVSVDFRCSDVSTSIDASLTMVMGDDMVKVVAWYDNEWGYSQRVVDLAHLVAAKWPGAGTGGSGDPLEDYCKTDPNAVECKVFDE; this comes from the exons ATGGCCGCCCATGCAGCTCTCGCCGCCACCCGCATCCCCACCAGCGCGCGTCTGCACAGCAAGGCCGCCTCCAGGCAGAGGGTCGACTTCGCCGACTTCTCCGGGCTGAGGCCGGGGTCGTGCTCcgtcagcgccgccgccagggAGGCCTCCTTCTCCGATGTCCTCGGCGCGCAGCTCGTCGCCAGG GCTTCCGGCGAGAACGCCGTGAgggcgccggcggaggcgaagctgaaggtggccatcaacggGTTCGGCCGCATCGGCCGCAACTTCCTCCGGTGCTGGCACGGCCGCGAGAACTCCCCGCTCGAGGTCATCGTCATCAACGACAGCGGAGGCGTCAGGAAC GCGTCTCACCTGCTCAAGTACGACTCGATGCTGGGCACCTTCAAGGCGGACGTGAAGATCGTGGACAACGAGACCATCAGCGTCGACGGCAAGAACATCCAGGTCGTCTCCAACAGGGACCCCCTCAAGCTGCCATGGGCCGAGCTCGGGATCGACATCGTCATCGAG GGTACCGGAGTGTTCGTGGACGGCCCCGGCGCCGGGAAGCATCTCCAGGCTGGCGCCAAGAAGGTCATCATCACTGCTCCGGCCAAGGGCGCCGACATCCCCACCTACGTCGTCGGTGTCAACGAGGGCGACTACGGCCATGAGGTCGCCAACATCATCAG CAACGCTTCCTGCACCACCAACTGCCTCGCGCCATTCGCCAAGGTCCTGGACGAGGAGTTCG GAATCGTGAAGGGGACCATGACCACGACGCACTCGTACACGGGCGACCAGAGGCTGCTGGACGCGTCCCACCGCGACCTGCggagggcgagggcggcggcgctgaACATCGTGCCGACGAGCACGGGCGCCGCCAAGGCCGTCTCCCTGGTGCTGCCGCAGCTCAAGGGCAAGCTCAACGGCATCGCGCTCCGCGTGCCCACGCCCAACGTCTCCGTGGTGGACCTCGTCATCAACACCGTCAAGACCGGCATCACCGCCGACGACGTGAACGCGGCGTTCCGCAAGGCCGCCGACGGGCCGCTCAAGGGCATCCTCGACGTCTGCGACGAGCCGCTCGTGTCCGTCGACTTCCGCTGCTCCGACGTCTCCACCAGCATCGACGCTTCCCTCACCATGGTCATGGGCGACGACATGGTCAAGGTCGTCGCCTGGTACGACAACGAGTGGGGCTACAG CCAGCGCGTGGTTGATCTGGCGCACCTGGTGGCGGCCAAGTGGCCGGGCGCCGGGACCGGCGGCAGCGGCGACCCGCTGGAGGACTACTGCAAGACCGACCCCAACGCCGTGGAGTGCAAGGTGTTCGACGAGTGA